The Nicotiana tabacum cultivar K326 chromosome 14, ASM71507v2, whole genome shotgun sequence genome contains a region encoding:
- the LOC107772711 gene encoding uncharacterized protein LOC107772711 — protein sequence MLSIGIEKIRTSILISTSFNQSPIWKMWPKSNNPPVEPPEVKPMLGRPKRCSRRDNDVPRKKKWGKASKKGAKMTCSYCHQSGHNKKWCKSGPQERPRTTTESTPNIQLATQQSSITTEAMPMRQPSTQHSSVPSSLCQDTTKFRNNTSTRRGRGRGLGIGVGRGKGRGTGIGRGTGLGRGSGASSDSTSTASSAPAGFATAASLHAATKSVSVAVGKKRTRKLGFGIYTDTESGRQVLNPEILSERVISSGRQLKNTSLTNIDLGFKPPGLIWNEKTTITGNQLQQQKDLQMKKKKTC from the exons ATGTTGAGCATTGGTATAGAAAAGATACGTACTTCAATACTTATAAGTACTTCATTCAACCAATCCCCAATATGGAAGATGTGGCCTAAATCAAATAACCCACCAGTCGAGCCACCTGAAGTTAAACCAATGCTTGGTAGACCCAAGAGATGTAGTAGAAGGGACAACGATGTACCAAGAAAAAAGAAATGGGGAAAAGCATCAAAGAAAGGAGCCAAGATGACATGTTCTTACTGCCATCAAAGTGGACACAACAAAAAATGGTGCAAATCAGGG CCTCAAGAAAGACCAAGAACAACAACTGAATCAACACCAAACATTCAACTTGCTACTCAACAATCTAGTATAACTACTGAAGCAATGCCAATGAGACAACCTAGTACCCAACATTCTAGTGTTCCTTCTTCTTTATGTCAAGATACTACAAAATTTAGAAATAATACTTCTACTAGGAGAGGCAGAGGGAGAGGACTAGGAATAGGAGTTGGCAGAGGAAAGGGAAGGGGAACTGGTATAGGAAGGGGCACTGGTTTAGGAAGAGGAAGTGGGGCTAGTTCTGATTCAACAAGCACAGCCTCCAGTGCGCCTGCTGGATTTGCTACTGCTGCTTCTCTTCATGCTGCTACTAAATCTGTTTCTGTTGCTGTTggaaaaaaaagaacaagaaaattGGGATTTGGCATTTACACAGACACAGAATCTGGAAGACAAGTTCTTAAT CCGGAAATACTAAGTGAAAGAGTCATCTCCAGTGGGAGACAATTAAAGAATACATCACTTACCAATATTGATCTTGGATTCAAACCACCTGGATTGATATGGAACGAAAAAACTACTATTACTGGAAAccaacttcaacaacaaaaagatttgcaaatgaagaagaaaaaaacttgtTAG